The following coding sequences lie in one Arachis hypogaea cultivar Tifrunner chromosome 9, arahy.Tifrunner.gnm2.J5K5, whole genome shotgun sequence genomic window:
- the LOC112709211 gene encoding uncharacterized protein: protein MNFDPQEPGEKRLLQLNELDEFRLKAFENARIYKERAKRWHDKKILKREFKPEQQVLLYNSRLKIFPGKLKSKWTSPYLITKVLPYGSLKLLDEATKDTITANGHRAKHYLEGP, encoded by the coding sequence ATGAATTTTGATCCTCAAGAaccaggagaaaaaaggttgttgcagctcaatgagctagatgaattcagACTGAAAGCTTTTGAGAATGCAaggatatacaaggagagagctaaaaggtggcatgacaagaaaattcTGAAAAGAGAGTTCAAACCAGAACAGCAAGTACTCTTATATAATTCCAGGCTCAAGATTTTCCCAGGCAAGCTCAAGTCTAAATGGACTAGTCCCTATTTGATCACAAAGGTTCTCCCTTATGGAAGCCTTAAACTTCTGGATGAGGCTACAAAGGACACaatcacagcaaatggtcacagagcaaagcatTATTTGGAAGGCCCTTAG